One stretch of Meiothermus cerbereus DSM 11376 DNA includes these proteins:
- a CDS encoding DUF1653 domain-containing protein — MHLQQGLYQHYKGKHYWVHGLARHSETEEWFVVYETRYGLEPETMWVRPLSMFLEDVEVEGKRLPRFRYVGEADS, encoded by the coding sequence GTGCATTTACAGCAGGGTTTGTACCAGCACTACAAAGGAAAGCACTACTGGGTGCACGGTCTGGCCCGCCATTCCGAAACCGAAGAGTGGTTTGTGGTCTACGAAACCCGCTACGGCCTCGAGCCCGAAACCATGTGGGTACGCCCCCTGAGCATGTTCTTGGAAGATGTGGAAGTGGAGGGGAAGCGCCTTCCCCGATTCCGCTATGTGGGCGAGGCCGATTCGTGA
- the ccsA gene encoding cytochrome c biogenesis protein CcsA, with product MQLAHSNQTNRLDGLTLGILGLGVVGAVVGFIMAMGSPPDQSQGYVARIFHLHVPMAWMAYLASFAALGYSVAYLVRRRAHHDRVAAATVEVGLIFMALALLTGMLWARPTWGVYWDWEPRLTTTAILFAIYVGYVVVRGAIEDPELRAKAAAGVAILGSINVPISYMSVKWWRSLHQTQSIDLTTGKINVDAAILIPMLVNLAAFTLLFIGLVRLRGIIAAREAAKEEA from the coding sequence ATGCAGCTAGCACACTCCAACCAAACCAACCGCCTGGATGGCCTGACCCTGGGTATCCTGGGCCTGGGTGTGGTGGGCGCGGTGGTGGGGTTTATCATGGCCATGGGTTCGCCCCCCGACCAGAGCCAGGGCTATGTGGCCCGAATCTTTCACCTGCACGTCCCGATGGCCTGGATGGCCTATCTGGCCAGTTTTGCCGCGCTGGGCTACTCGGTGGCCTATCTGGTGCGGCGCCGGGCCCACCACGACCGTGTGGCGGCGGCAACGGTGGAGGTAGGCCTCATCTTCATGGCCCTGGCGCTGCTGACCGGGATGCTTTGGGCCCGGCCCACCTGGGGGGTGTACTGGGACTGGGAGCCCCGCCTGACCACCACGGCCATTTTGTTTGCCATCTATGTGGGGTATGTGGTGGTGCGGGGTGCCATCGAAGACCCCGAACTGCGGGCCAAGGCCGCCGCGGGGGTGGCGATTCTGGGCTCCATTAACGTGCCCATCAGCTATATGTCGGTCAAGTGGTGGCGTAGCCTGCACCAGACCCAGTCCATCGACCTTACCACCGGGAAAATCAATGTGGATGCGGCCATCCTGATTCCCATGCTGGTCAACCTAGCGGCCTTTACGCTGCTGTTTATTGGGCTGGTGCGGCTGCGCGGCATTATTGCCGCCCGCGAAGCCGCCAAAGAGGAGGCCTGA
- a CDS encoding acyl-CoA dehydrogenase family protein: MFDFYQVTELLTPEEREIQKAARKFLEAEALPHIAEWWENAEFPVHLIRKFGEMGFLGTTIPSEYGGMGASAAAYGVVGYELERIDSGLRSFCSVQSSLVMYPIWAYGSEEQKREYLPKLATGEYVGCFGLTEPDGGSDPDANMKTRARRDGGDYILNGSKMWITNGNLAHIAIIWAKDDEGIVRGFIVPTDTKGFRANKIQHKASLRASVTSELVLEDVRVPASAMLPGVKGLKGPLSCLTQARFGIAWGALGALEAVYTEALEFAQSRVTFGAPIASRQLVQEKLVRMAADHTKGLLLAWRLAQLKDAGTLKPAQVSLGKRDNVRAALNAARAAREILGGSGITLEYHSIRHMLNLETVDTYEGTHDIHTLILGRELTGQNALGESPKKEAVGSR; encoded by the coding sequence ATGTTCGACTTTTACCAGGTAACCGAGCTGCTCACCCCCGAAGAGCGCGAGATTCAGAAAGCGGCCCGCAAGTTTCTCGAGGCCGAGGCCCTGCCCCACATTGCGGAGTGGTGGGAGAACGCCGAGTTTCCGGTGCACCTCATCCGAAAGTTTGGCGAGATGGGCTTTCTGGGCACCACCATCCCCAGCGAGTACGGCGGGATGGGGGCCAGCGCGGCGGCCTACGGGGTGGTGGGCTACGAGCTCGAGCGCATCGACTCCGGCCTGCGCAGCTTTTGCAGCGTGCAGAGCAGCCTGGTAATGTACCCCATCTGGGCCTATGGCTCCGAGGAGCAAAAACGCGAATACCTGCCCAAACTGGCCACGGGCGAGTATGTGGGCTGCTTTGGCCTGACCGAGCCCGATGGCGGCAGCGACCCCGACGCCAACATGAAGACCCGCGCCCGGCGCGACGGGGGCGACTACATCCTGAATGGCTCCAAGATGTGGATTACCAACGGCAACCTGGCCCACATCGCCATCATCTGGGCCAAGGACGACGAGGGGATAGTGCGCGGCTTTATCGTGCCCACCGATACCAAGGGCTTTAGGGCCAACAAAATCCAGCACAAGGCCAGCCTGCGGGCCTCCGTGACCAGCGAGCTGGTGCTGGAGGACGTGCGGGTGCCGGCCAGCGCCATGCTGCCGGGGGTGAAGGGCCTCAAGGGGCCGCTTTCTTGCCTGACACAGGCCCGTTTTGGCATCGCCTGGGGGGCGCTGGGGGCTTTGGAGGCGGTGTATACCGAGGCCCTCGAGTTCGCTCAAAGCCGCGTCACCTTTGGGGCCCCCATCGCCAGCCGCCAGCTGGTGCAGGAAAAGCTGGTGCGTATGGCTGCTGACCACACCAAGGGTCTGTTGCTGGCCTGGCGCTTAGCCCAGCTCAAGGACGCCGGCACCCTCAAACCCGCCCAGGTCAGCCTGGGCAAGCGCGACAACGTGCGGGCCGCGCTCAACGCCGCCCGGGCCGCCCGCGAAATTTTGGGGGGCAGCGGCATCACCCTGGAGTACCACAGCATCCGCCATATGCTGAACCTCGAGACTGTGGACACCTACGAGGGCACCCACGACATCCACACCCTGATCCTGGGCCGCGAGCTGACCGGCCAAAACGCCCTAGGCGAGAGCCCCAAGAAGGAAGCGGTGGGCTCGAGGTAA
- the guaB gene encoding IMP dehydrogenase: MLETPSKPRSRTEKIQQEGLTFDDVLLIPAYSEVLPREVDTRTQLSKKLWLNIPILSAAMDTVTEAEMAIAMAREGGLGVIHKNMSPEEQAAMVRKVKRSEAGMIQDPVTLAPNATLEDAERLMREFRIGGLPVVDFYGKLLGLVTNRDLRFERDMGRLVSEVMTPVERLVTAPPGTILEEAEALLRQHKIEKLPLVDHEGRLRGLLTLKDLTKRQKFPFAAKDAQGRLLVGAAVGVSKDLEARAQALVEAGVDVLVLDSAHGHSRGILEALRNLKQTFGEAVQIIAGNVATAEGARALAEAGADAVKVGIGPGSICTTRVVTGVGVPQITAIMEAVAGLEGLDVPVIADGGIKYSGDVAKALAAGAHTVMLGSMLAGTQEAPGEEVLKDGRRYKLYRGMGSMGAMRQGSADRYFQDSGTPPRSAGLAQVEAKKLVPEGIEGMVPYKGPVSDVLYQVVGGLRASMGYCGTPNLEAFRKETRFTRISNAGLIESHPHGVTITKEAPNYSR, translated from the coding sequence ATGCTCGAGACCCCCAGCAAACCCCGTTCTAGAACAGAAAAAATCCAGCAAGAAGGCCTGACCTTCGACGATGTGCTGCTCATCCCGGCTTACTCCGAGGTGCTGCCCCGCGAGGTGGACACCCGCACCCAGCTCAGCAAGAAACTGTGGCTCAACATCCCCATCCTCTCCGCAGCCATGGACACCGTCACCGAGGCCGAGATGGCTATTGCCATGGCCCGCGAGGGGGGTCTGGGGGTCATCCACAAAAACATGAGCCCCGAAGAACAGGCCGCCATGGTGCGCAAGGTCAAGCGCAGCGAGGCCGGGATGATTCAAGACCCGGTCACGCTGGCCCCCAACGCCACCCTCGAGGACGCCGAGCGCCTGATGCGCGAGTTCAGGATCGGGGGGCTGCCGGTGGTGGACTTCTACGGCAAGCTGCTGGGATTGGTCACCAACCGCGACCTGCGCTTCGAGCGCGACATGGGGCGGCTGGTCTCCGAGGTGATGACCCCGGTTGAGCGCCTGGTTACCGCGCCGCCCGGCACCATCCTGGAAGAGGCCGAAGCCCTGCTGCGCCAGCACAAAATCGAAAAGCTGCCGCTGGTAGACCATGAGGGGCGGCTGCGGGGCCTGCTGACCCTCAAAGACCTCACCAAGCGCCAGAAGTTCCCCTTTGCGGCCAAGGACGCCCAGGGCCGCTTGCTGGTGGGGGCGGCGGTAGGGGTCTCCAAAGACCTCGAGGCCAGGGCCCAGGCCCTGGTGGAGGCCGGGGTAGACGTGCTGGTGCTGGACAGCGCCCACGGGCACAGCCGGGGCATCCTGGAAGCCCTGCGAAACCTCAAGCAGACCTTTGGCGAGGCGGTGCAGATCATCGCCGGGAACGTGGCCACCGCCGAAGGGGCGCGGGCCTTGGCCGAGGCCGGGGCCGATGCGGTAAAGGTGGGCATTGGGCCGGGCTCCATCTGCACCACAAGGGTCGTGACCGGGGTAGGGGTGCCTCAGATTACCGCCATTATGGAAGCGGTGGCAGGGCTCGAGGGCCTGGATGTGCCGGTGATTGCCGACGGCGGCATCAAGTACTCCGGCGATGTGGCCAAGGCCCTGGCCGCCGGGGCGCATACAGTGATGTTGGGCTCGATGCTGGCCGGTACCCAGGAGGCCCCCGGTGAAGAAGTGCTCAAGGACGGCCGCCGCTACAAGCTCTACCGCGGCATGGGCAGCATGGGGGCCATGCGCCAGGGCTCGGCCGACCGCTACTTCCAGGACTCGGGCACACCCCCACGTAGCGCAGGCTTGGCCCAGGTAGAGGCCAAAAAACTGGTTCCAGAAGGCATCGAGGGTATGGTGCCCTACAAAGGCCCGGTAAGCGACGTGCTCTATCAGGTGGTGGGGGGGCTCAGGGCCTCGATGGGCTACTGCGGCACGCCTAACCTCGAGGCTTTCCGCAAAGAAACTCGCTTCACCCGGATTTCCAACGCCGGCTTGATCGAGAGCCATCCCCACGGGGTGACGATTACCAAAGAAGCACCGAATTACTCGAGGTAG
- a CDS encoding heme exporter protein CcmB: MQRIFWLAWRDLVLEFRGRTGILSAVFFLAVMLFILAMAFGPNPQDLQKAGPGVLWVALAFAGSLLAGRAFGLEVEDGTLDDLLLTPGSREWIYFGKLLFQFALLLVVGLALLVLTAGLFYLPMQNWYWYVLTLMLGSLGYASISTFYAGMLARLRGREVLLPLLLFPLVIPVVLAAVRFTQGLAQGVPVAELLDWLRLLLVFDVIYVTVCAMVFPYMLEG, encoded by the coding sequence GTGCAGCGGATTTTCTGGCTGGCCTGGCGCGATCTGGTGCTGGAGTTTCGGGGGCGAACAGGCATCTTGTCGGCAGTGTTTTTCCTGGCGGTGATGCTTTTTATCCTGGCCATGGCTTTTGGGCCCAACCCCCAAGACCTGCAAAAAGCAGGCCCAGGGGTGCTGTGGGTGGCCCTGGCTTTTGCCGGCAGCCTGCTGGCCGGACGGGCCTTTGGCCTCGAGGTCGAGGACGGCACCCTCGACGATCTGCTCCTGACCCCCGGCAGCCGGGAGTGGATCTACTTCGGGAAGCTCCTGTTCCAGTTCGCCTTGCTGCTGGTGGTGGGGCTGGCGCTCTTGGTTCTGACGGCGGGGCTTTTCTACTTACCCATGCAAAACTGGTATTGGTACGTTCTAACCTTGATGCTGGGTTCGTTGGGCTATGCCTCTATCTCCACCTTCTATGCGGGCATGCTGGCCCGTCTGCGGGGGCGTGAGGTGCTCCTGCCGCTGTTGCTCTTTCCGCTGGTGATTCCGGTGGTGCTGGCGGCGGTGCGCTTCACCCAGGGGCTGGCCCAGGGTGTTCCGGTGGCCGAGCTTTTAGACTGGCTGCGCTTGCTGCTGGTTTTTGATGTGATTTACGTGACGGTGTGTGCGATGGTCTTCCCGTACATGCTCGAGGGGTAG
- a CDS encoding CBS and ACT domain-containing protein, with translation MLVKDVMHSPVLTVDVSVTLEAAYHIMLQRNIRHIPVMREGRLVGMITDRDIRLATSPFAAGGAQPIDTPVGQVMAHPVVTGDPLDPVEEAARVMRQRKIGALPILEGDRLVGIVTGIDLLEALLRLTGVEKPSGRLEVCLDDRPGELARLSGELAQQNINIHSLLTYPCGEGSVTTVVRVGTLDTRKIARELRQQGYDVRWPPEMPSKTL, from the coding sequence ATGTTAGTCAAAGACGTAATGCACAGTCCGGTACTGACAGTGGACGTTTCGGTGACGCTCGAGGCGGCCTACCACATCATGTTGCAGCGCAACATTCGGCACATTCCGGTGATGCGGGAAGGCCGTCTGGTGGGGATGATTACCGACCGCGATATTCGGCTGGCCACCAGCCCTTTTGCCGCAGGGGGCGCACAGCCTATAGACACGCCGGTAGGACAGGTGATGGCCCACCCAGTGGTCACGGGCGACCCCCTCGACCCGGTGGAAGAGGCGGCGAGGGTCATGCGCCAGCGCAAGATTGGGGCCCTGCCCATCCTGGAGGGCGATCGGCTGGTGGGTATCGTAACCGGAATTGACCTGTTGGAGGCGCTCTTGCGGCTGACCGGGGTAGAAAAGCCCAGCGGGCGGCTCGAGGTCTGCCTCGACGACCGGCCCGGCGAGCTGGCCCGCCTGAGCGGGGAGCTGGCCCAACAGAACATCAACATCCATTCCCTGCTCACCTACCCCTGCGGCGAGGGCAGCGTGACCACGGTGGTGCGGGTGGGTACCCTGGATACGCGCAAAATCGCTCGAGAGTTGCGTCAGCAGGGCTATGATGTGCGCTGGCCTCCTGAAATGCCCAGCAAGACTTTATGA
- a CDS encoding GDCCVxC domain-containing (seleno)protein, translated as MVVLQSTLRCPSCGHAELLSMPEEACQHFYRCEQCGYWMRPKPGDCCVFCSYGDVPCPPKQREKLGRGP; from the coding sequence ATGGTCGTGCTGCAATCTACTCTTCGGTGTCCTTCCTGTGGCCATGCCGAGCTGCTTTCCATGCCGGAGGAGGCCTGCCAGCATTTTTATCGGTGCGAACAGTGTGGTTACTGGATGCGGCCCAAGCCGGGGGACTGCTGCGTGTTTTGTAGCTACGGGGATGTGCCCTGCCCGCCCAAGCAAAGGGAAAAGTTGGGTCGGGGGCCATAA
- a CDS encoding putative ABC transporter permease subunit — protein sequence MLTLRLQLLWNGFRQSPASALVGVLLGALLAYGAWWGTSWFLNFISNELFGSSTFVNRLAAAFTRDVLVDRILGSLLLVLSSSVVLSALPNAVAVLYTSEDLPLHLTLPQKASRVFLFKVGEVFATTALLPLLLVLPVLFAYGAHYGAAPVFYLGAALLMLALFAFPVVLGVGLALPLVRFAPAGRAREWAAALGAVLGGLLIFLLRALRPEVLLQTNFANPEELDRFLQTFRDPSAPFLPSALAQQALKGLVRGELEPQFWLLLALSGGLLLLAGLVAGYAYQQGWVRALEGTVRERGILRPGLLDRWSLSSRVGALWARDLRLFFRDANQASQLILVGVLVLLYTTSLQYLPLGDTRFQVVAGFMHLAFQGFVIGGVGVRLAYPLLSLEGQGYWMLQTGPVAKSTILLTRLGLALFFLLPLGLALGYYSPRVIGLDDNLTQISLILGLASAISAAALGVGLGAAFPKFDASNPAEVPIGIGGFLYMGLMLLHAGFLVLLASRPVYLAITQRQNDYLGSAEGPLWLLLVGAVTLIPALLALWFGYLRMGER from the coding sequence ATGCTGACCCTGCGCTTGCAGCTTTTGTGGAATGGGTTTCGTCAGTCGCCCGCCTCGGCCCTGGTGGGGGTTTTGCTGGGGGCTCTGCTGGCGTATGGGGCCTGGTGGGGCACAAGCTGGTTTTTGAACTTCATTTCCAACGAGCTTTTTGGTAGCAGCACCTTCGTGAACCGCCTGGCCGCGGCTTTTACCCGCGATGTGCTGGTAGACCGCATCCTGGGCAGCCTGCTGCTGGTGCTCTCGAGCTCGGTGGTGCTGTCGGCCCTGCCCAACGCGGTGGCCGTGCTCTACACCTCCGAAGACCTGCCCCTGCACCTCACCCTACCGCAAAAAGCCAGCCGGGTCTTCCTCTTTAAGGTGGGCGAGGTGTTTGCCACCACCGCCCTGCTTCCTTTGCTGCTGGTGCTGCCGGTGCTCTTTGCCTACGGTGCGCACTACGGCGCTGCGCCGGTTTTTTATCTTGGGGCGGCTTTGCTGATGCTGGCTTTGTTTGCCTTCCCGGTGGTGCTGGGGGTGGGGCTGGCTTTGCCGCTGGTGCGCTTCGCTCCGGCAGGGCGTGCGCGGGAATGGGCGGCGGCCCTGGGCGCGGTGCTGGGCGGGCTGCTTATCTTTTTGCTGCGGGCGCTGCGGCCCGAGGTTTTGCTGCAAACCAACTTTGCCAACCCCGAGGAACTCGACCGCTTCCTCCAGACCTTCCGCGACCCCAGTGCGCCCTTTTTGCCCTCGGCCCTGGCCCAGCAGGCCCTTAAGGGGCTGGTGCGGGGCGAGCTCGAGCCGCAGTTTTGGCTACTTTTGGCCCTGTCGGGTGGGCTGCTGCTGCTGGCCGGGCTGGTGGCGGGCTATGCCTACCAGCAGGGTTGGGTGCGGGCCCTGGAAGGCACCGTGCGCGAGCGCGGCATCCTGCGCCCAGGCCTGCTGGATCGCTGGTCACTATCGAGCCGGGTGGGCGCACTGTGGGCCCGCGACCTGCGGCTGTTTTTCCGCGACGCCAACCAGGCTTCCCAGCTCATTCTGGTGGGGGTGCTGGTGCTTTTGTACACCACCAGCCTGCAATACCTCCCCCTGGGCGACACCCGCTTTCAGGTGGTGGCGGGCTTTATGCACCTGGCCTTCCAGGGCTTTGTGATCGGCGGGGTGGGGGTGCGGCTGGCCTACCCGCTCTTGAGCCTCGAGGGCCAGGGCTACTGGATGCTGCAAACCGGCCCGGTAGCCAAGTCCACCATCCTACTCACCCGCTTGGGCCTGGCCCTGTTTTTCCTGCTGCCGCTGGGTCTGGCCCTGGGCTACTACTCGCCGCGGGTGATCGGCCTGGACGACAACCTCACCCAGATTTCCCTGATTCTGGGCCTAGCCTCGGCCATCAGCGCCGCTGCTTTGGGGGTGGGGCTGGGAGCCGCTTTCCCCAAGTTCGATGCTTCAAACCCCGCCGAGGTGCCCATCGGGATCGGGGGCTTTTTGTACATGGGCTTGATGCTCCTGCATGCGGGGTTTCTGGTGCTCCTGGCCAGCCGCCCAGTCTACCTGGCCATCACCCAGCGGCAAAACGACTACCTGGGTAGCGCCGAAGGCCCTTTGTGGCTGCTGCTGGTGGGGGCCGTAACCCTGATTCCAGCCCTGCTGGCGCTGTGGTTTGGCTACCTAAGAATGGGAGAAAGGTGA
- a CDS encoding C39 family peptidase, whose amino-acid sequence MPLLLLVALWLTMPTQAGAVFLSGARHEYQRYNNCGPATLGMALSYWGSSLNQYQIAPVLKPNKNDKNVSPEELAAFARKQGFGVHLGVAGDLNLLKRLLAGGFPVIIETWFVTPDHGGMGHYRLLVGYNDSQGHFNAFDSYYGPKVTLAYGEVDRLWQVFNRTYLVVYPPSRKGQVAALLGSRINERTELQMALELAQRETQANPNNAFAWFNLGSTLLQLGKAEEAAKAYDQSRRIAPDRTLDPRRPANALNNWPWRMLWYQFGPYEAYFKTGRYLEVVTLANDVLGRVDDHEESYYWRGLARQAQGNLEAARADFQAALRYKPGYLEAAMALQALRTQGNR is encoded by the coding sequence GTGCCTCTACTCCTGCTTGTCGCTCTTTGGCTGACCATGCCGACCCAGGCTGGCGCGGTGTTTCTTTCCGGTGCGCGCCACGAGTACCAGCGCTACAACAACTGCGGTCCGGCCACCCTAGGTATGGCCCTGAGTTACTGGGGCAGTTCGCTCAACCAGTACCAGATTGCCCCGGTGCTCAAGCCCAACAAAAACGACAAGAACGTGAGCCCCGAGGAGCTGGCCGCTTTTGCCCGCAAACAGGGGTTTGGTGTGCACCTGGGGGTAGCCGGTGACCTGAACCTGCTCAAGCGCCTCTTGGCCGGGGGTTTTCCGGTGATTATCGAGACCTGGTTCGTGACCCCCGACCACGGCGGGATGGGGCACTACCGCCTGCTGGTGGGCTACAACGATAGCCAGGGCCACTTTAACGCCTTCGATAGCTACTACGGCCCCAAGGTGACGCTGGCTTATGGCGAGGTGGATCGGCTCTGGCAGGTGTTCAACCGCACCTACCTGGTGGTCTACCCCCCAAGCCGCAAGGGGCAGGTTGCCGCATTGCTGGGTTCGCGCATAAACGAGCGTACAGAACTTCAGATGGCCCTCGAGCTCGCCCAGCGTGAAACCCAGGCCAACCCCAACAATGCCTTCGCCTGGTTCAACCTGGGCAGCACCCTGCTGCAACTTGGGAAGGCCGAGGAAGCCGCTAAAGCCTACGACCAATCGCGCCGCATTGCGCCCGACCGTACCCTCGACCCGCGTCGCCCAGCCAATGCACTAAACAACTGGCCCTGGCGGATGCTGTGGTACCAGTTTGGCCCCTACGAGGCCTATTTCAAAACCGGGCGCTACCTGGAGGTCGTCACTTTGGCCAATGATGTGCTGGGCCGGGTAGACGACCACGAGGAAAGCTACTACTGGCGCGGCCTGGCCCGCCAGGCCCAGGGCAACCTGGAAGCAGCCCGGGCCGATTTTCAAGCGGCGTTGCGCTACAAGCCTGGCTACCTCGAGGCCGCTATGGCTTTGCAAGCCTTGCGAACGCAGGGCAATCGCTAA
- a CDS encoding acetoin utilization protein AcuC encodes MSVPVIYSPQYQLYNFGPQHPFSPVRLEMLLDLLEHLGHPLHFVEPAQATREEVRSVHLESFVRRVEAASRGERSPDFEHYGIGTADTPIFPGMDEAARWLVGGTLTAARMVSSGQAKEVLQLGGGLHHAQKDLASGFCVYNDLSVAIRHLTQQGLRVAYIDIDVHHGDGVQWIHYDEPGVLTFSIHESGRYLYPGTGHTHEIGKADGTGRKLNIPLEPFTEDESYLEVLQMGLEPALRWFRPDVLVVQCGADAHFQDPLAEILLTTQAYAKIFPLLRQYAAAFAGGRAVYTLGGGYSLDATSRIWALLYLTLQDLPLPDHLPEPWLRRWGTQLGHFLTHTLFDPQGAYPEIPRKAEIERRNRQIAERMLESVRPYWI; translated from the coding sequence ATGAGCGTTCCCGTTATCTACAGCCCCCAGTACCAGCTCTACAATTTTGGGCCCCAGCATCCTTTTAGCCCGGTGCGCCTGGAGATGCTACTGGATTTGCTCGAGCACCTGGGCCATCCGCTGCATTTTGTGGAGCCCGCACAGGCCACCCGCGAGGAGGTGCGCAGCGTGCACCTGGAATCCTTCGTGCGGCGGGTGGAGGCCGCCTCGCGGGGCGAACGCTCGCCCGACTTCGAACACTACGGTATCGGAACCGCCGACACCCCCATCTTTCCCGGCATGGATGAGGCGGCCCGCTGGCTGGTGGGGGGCACCCTAACCGCCGCCCGGATGGTCTCGAGTGGGCAAGCCAAGGAAGTTTTGCAACTGGGGGGTGGCCTGCACCATGCCCAGAAAGACCTGGCCTCGGGTTTCTGTGTCTACAACGACCTTTCGGTGGCTATTCGCCACCTCACCCAGCAGGGCCTGCGGGTGGCCTACATCGACATTGACGTACACCACGGCGATGGGGTGCAGTGGATTCACTACGACGAGCCAGGTGTGCTCACCTTCTCGATCCATGAGTCGGGCCGCTACCTCTACCCCGGTACCGGCCACACCCACGAGATTGGTAAGGCCGATGGCACCGGGCGCAAGCTGAACATCCCTTTGGAACCCTTTACCGAGGATGAGTCTTACCTAGAGGTCTTGCAGATGGGCCTCGAGCCAGCCCTGCGCTGGTTCCGCCCCGATGTGCTGGTGGTGCAGTGTGGCGCCGACGCACATTTCCAGGATCCGCTGGCCGAAATCTTGCTAACCACCCAGGCCTACGCCAAAATCTTTCCCCTGCTGCGCCAGTACGCTGCGGCTTTTGCGGGGGGGCGGGCCGTTTACACCCTGGGCGGGGGTTATAGCCTCGATGCCACCAGCCGCATCTGGGCTTTGCTGTACCTAACCCTGCAAGACCTGCCGCTGCCCGACCACCTGCCCGAACCCTGGCTCAGGCGCTGGGGTACGCAGCTAGGGCACTTCCTGACCCATACCCTCTTTGACCCCCAGGGGGCCTACCCCGAAATACCCCGCAAGGCCGAAATTGAGCGCCGCAACCGCCAGATTGCCGAGCGGATGTTGGAGTCAGTGCGGCCGTATTGGATTTGA